The Peribacillus sp. FSL E2-0218 genome contains a region encoding:
- the bioD gene encoding dethiobiotin synthase gives MGQAYFITGTGTDIGKTIITSALYLSLQTLGISVTIFKPFQTGINVENHTYPDISWFEQELGVKNPGFYTLEPETSPHLAIKLTGSPIDEKKAVERVRELEGLYDIVLVEGAGGLAVPLIEREDDFYMTKDFIKDCEMPVLFVSTCGLGAIHQVVTTQSYARTHDVTVKAIAYNHYRPENLIHRDNIETIEKLTGLKRLACLPTFADVRKDLRTQILELLGDQGYIQQLKEVFHA, from the coding sequence ATGGGCCAAGCCTACTTTATAACCGGAACCGGAACGGATATCGGGAAAACGATCATCACCAGTGCCCTTTACCTATCCCTTCAAACATTGGGGATAAGCGTCACGATTTTCAAGCCTTTCCAAACCGGAATCAATGTTGAAAATCATACATACCCGGACATTTCCTGGTTCGAGCAAGAACTCGGTGTTAAAAATCCAGGATTCTACACCCTTGAGCCTGAAACCTCACCGCATTTGGCGATTAAATTGACGGGAAGTCCAATCGATGAGAAAAAAGCCGTGGAAAGGGTCCGTGAGCTTGAGGGCCTGTATGACATCGTTCTCGTCGAAGGTGCAGGTGGATTGGCAGTACCGCTCATTGAACGGGAGGATGATTTCTATATGACGAAGGATTTCATCAAGGATTGCGAGATGCCTGTCCTATTCGTATCGACATGTGGATTAGGTGCGATTCATCAAGTCGTGACGACGCAATCCTATGCCCGCACCCATGATGTTACCGTTAAAGCGATTGCTTATAACCATTACCGGCCTGAGAATCTGATTCATCGCGACAATATCGAAACGATTGAAAAACTGACAGGTCTCAAGCGGCTTGCCTGCCTGCCCACTTTTGCCGATGTCAGAAAAGACTTGAGGACCCAAATCCTTGAACTCCTTGGCGACCAAGGATATATCCAACAACTGAAAGAGGTGTTCCATGCATGA
- a CDS encoding SDR family oxidoreductase — MILITGSTGNVGKEVVRELQSEGIPFVTASHRSGHGDRYLNFEDASSFTGALQGIDSVFLMRPPHLADVNKYFRPFIEEAVKQNVKHIVFLSVLGADKNKIVPHAKIEKVILESNIPYTFLRPSFFMQNLLTEHGEELREKHDIYVPAGKGKTSFIDVRDIGVAAMKTLIQEEHRGKAYDLTGNEALSYQEVAEIFSEITGESFTYSNPSILEFWKTYRKKGMSNDKIVVMVGIYTTAKIGFAKRVTKDLHTILGHAPITFEQFVKDSADTLK; from the coding sequence ATGATTTTAATTACAGGTTCGACCGGCAACGTAGGAAAGGAAGTAGTGAGGGAGCTGCAATCCGAAGGTATTCCGTTCGTAACGGCAAGCCATCGGAGCGGTCACGGTGACCGTTATTTGAACTTTGAGGATGCCTCTTCGTTTACCGGGGCTTTACAGGGAATCGACTCCGTCTTTTTGATGCGCCCTCCGCATCTTGCTGATGTTAATAAGTATTTTCGTCCGTTCATAGAAGAGGCGGTCAAGCAGAATGTGAAACACATCGTATTTCTTTCCGTGCTCGGGGCGGACAAAAACAAAATCGTCCCTCATGCCAAAATTGAAAAAGTCATCTTGGAATCCAATATCCCCTATACATTTCTGCGCCCGAGTTTCTTTATGCAGAACCTGCTTACGGAGCATGGTGAAGAATTAAGGGAGAAACATGATATATATGTTCCGGCGGGCAAAGGGAAAACGAGCTTCATTGATGTCCGTGATATAGGTGTCGCCGCCATGAAGACGTTGATACAGGAAGAGCATCGAGGGAAAGCTTATGACTTAACTGGAAACGAAGCCTTGTCGTATCAAGAGGTAGCCGAAATATTCAGTGAGATAACAGGGGAAAGCTTCACTTATTCCAATCCAAGCATTCTTGAATTCTGGAAAACATACCGAAAAAAAGGAATGAGTAATGACAAAATCGTCGTAATGGTGGGGATTTACACGACCGCGAAAATCGGTTTCGCGAAGCGGGTGACAAAAGATTTACATACTATATTGGGACATGCCCCCATTACCTTTGAACAATTTGTCAAGGATAGTGCAGACACACTGAAATAG
- a CDS encoding GrpB family protein produces MRKVEVVAHKQEWGGLFQDECVRLRDIFGAEMMEVSHIGSTAIPAIHAKPVIDMLAVVRNIDHVAGFNEAMGRIGYKARGENGIAGRRFFSKGGDERSHHVHMFQAGHEDVARHLAFRDYMLAHQDEAEAYSQLKRQLAAEFPEDIMGYVNGKNAFIKMIDERAKRWGCD; encoded by the coding sequence ATGAGAAAAGTCGAGGTCGTTGCACATAAGCAGGAGTGGGGGGGATTATTCCAGGATGAATGCGTACGTTTAAGGGACATATTCGGCGCTGAAATGATGGAAGTATCTCATATTGGCAGTACGGCCATTCCGGCCATCCACGCCAAGCCTGTCATAGATATGTTGGCAGTGGTTCGGAACATCGATCATGTCGCTGGATTTAATGAAGCGATGGGAAGGATTGGCTATAAGGCAAGGGGAGAGAATGGCATCGCTGGGCGAAGGTTTTTCAGTAAAGGCGGGGATGAGCGGTCACATCATGTGCATATGTTTCAAGCGGGTCATGAGGATGTTGCCAGGCATCTTGCTTTTCGGGATTATATGCTGGCGCACCAGGATGAAGCCGAAGCGTATAGTCAGCTCAAGCGACAGTTGGCTGCCGAATTCCCGGAGGATATCATGGGATACGTCAACGGGAAGAATGCGTTCATCAAGATGATTGATGAAAGGGCGAAACGTTGGGGATGTGACTGA
- the modA gene encoding molybdate ABC transporter substrate-binding protein, giving the protein MKKLHFLIFAIMLLVLIGTGCSNDEGKNKPQKDGDQVELTVSAAVSLQDALTDIKAAFEKDHPNVKVHYNFGASGALQQQISQGAPVDLFFSAAEDKFEKLVDEDLIDEKNGIDLVGNKLVLVVPKDSDKQLGSIEDLTKADKISIGTPESVPAGQYAKQTLENMKLWKEIEGKVVYGKDVRQVLTYVETGNVDAGLVYKTDALSSSKVKMVATAKEDLHDPIIYPAGLINDQKHAKEAKQFYDYLQTPAAMKTFEKYGFEDLNR; this is encoded by the coding sequence TTGAAAAAATTACATTTCTTGATTTTTGCCATCATGCTGCTTGTGCTGATCGGTACAGGCTGTTCGAATGATGAAGGGAAAAACAAGCCGCAAAAAGACGGCGATCAAGTCGAATTGACGGTTTCCGCAGCTGTTAGCTTGCAGGATGCTTTAACGGATATAAAGGCAGCTTTTGAAAAGGACCACCCAAATGTGAAGGTCCATTATAACTTTGGGGCCTCAGGAGCGCTTCAGCAACAAATTTCCCAAGGGGCACCTGTGGACCTGTTCTTCTCGGCCGCGGAAGATAAATTCGAAAAATTAGTCGATGAAGATCTGATCGATGAGAAAAATGGGATCGACTTAGTCGGCAATAAGCTGGTGCTCGTCGTTCCGAAGGATTCCGATAAGCAATTGGGATCGATCGAAGACCTCACCAAGGCAGATAAAATATCCATCGGTACGCCCGAGTCTGTACCGGCTGGGCAGTATGCCAAACAAACATTGGAAAACATGAAACTCTGGAAAGAAATTGAAGGCAAAGTCGTATACGGCAAGGATGTCAGACAAGTGCTCACATATGTGGAAACGGGAAATGTCGATGCTGGTCTCGTTTATAAAACGGATGCACTTAGCTCATCTAAAGTTAAGATGGTCGCAACGGCCAAGGAAGATCTGCACGATCCAATCATCTATCCGGCAGGATTGATCAATGACCAAAAACATGCCAAAGAAGCAAAACAATTCTATGACTACCTCCAAACGCCGGCAGCCATGAAAACCTTTGAAAAATACGGATTTGAAGATTTGAATCGATGA
- a CDS encoding ABC transporter ATP-binding protein, which translates to MIEVKRVSKKYGRKKILDGVSFTANKGEVTCLIGINGVGKTTTLKAIMGLTPYKGEILIDGQQMTKDSYEKITFIPDAPTMLPQMTVKQAMVFMEDFYHSWNQERALQLLEFFKLKEESRISELSKGNTAKLNLMLGLSLDVDYVLMDEPFSGIDIFSREQIANVFASHLIEDRGVIITTHEIGDIEHLIDKVILLDNGTVLKEFNTEEMREEEGKSVVDVMREVYQA; encoded by the coding sequence ATGATCGAGGTAAAACGAGTTTCCAAAAAATATGGCCGCAAAAAAATATTGGATGGTGTGTCCTTTACCGCCAATAAAGGCGAAGTCACCTGTCTGATCGGGATAAATGGTGTCGGAAAAACGACTACACTCAAAGCGATCATGGGCTTGACACCTTATAAAGGGGAAATCCTGATCGATGGTCAACAAATGACAAAGGACAGCTATGAAAAAATCACCTTCATTCCGGACGCTCCGACGATGCTTCCGCAAATGACGGTCAAACAGGCAATGGTGTTCATGGAGGATTTCTATCATTCATGGAATCAGGAAAGGGCCCTGCAATTACTTGAATTCTTCAAGCTGAAAGAAGAAAGCCGCATTTCGGAATTGTCCAAAGGAAATACAGCTAAGCTTAACTTGATGCTCGGGCTGTCCCTTGACGTGGATTATGTCCTGATGGATGAACCGTTTTCGGGAATCGATATATTCAGCCGCGAGCAGATCGCCAATGTTTTTGCGAGCCATCTCATTGAGGACAGGGGCGTCATCATCACGACCCATGAAATCGGTGATATCGAGCATCTGATCGACAAGGTCATCTTATTGGATAACGGGACGGTGCTTAAGGAATTCAATACGGAAGAAATGCGTGAAGAAGAAGGGAAATCGGTAGTCGACGTAATGAGAGAGGTGTATCAAGCATGA
- a CDS encoding dihydrofolate reductase family protein, whose amino-acid sequence MSNDGKRRRVILDLAVTLDGFIEGKNGEVDWCIMDPDMGFTNFLNQIDAILYGRKSYDLWGQYIPETQDAEAEKEIWDLIHRKEKYVFSRTQMKSDDQAIFINENILEKVNELKNKPGKDIWLYGGASLITTFMNLGLVDEFRLSIHPVILGEGKPMFIDIKQRVDLKWVNTRTFASGVVQLIYQGNGH is encoded by the coding sequence ATGTCCAATGACGGGAAACGAAGAAGAGTGATTTTAGATTTAGCCGTTACCTTAGATGGTTTTATCGAAGGGAAAAATGGCGAAGTCGACTGGTGCATCATGGACCCTGATATGGGGTTCACGAATTTCCTGAATCAAATCGATGCCATTTTATATGGCAGGAAAAGCTACGATTTATGGGGACAGTATATTCCTGAGACGCAAGACGCTGAGGCGGAAAAAGAAATTTGGGATTTGATTCATCGGAAAGAGAAATATGTGTTTTCCAGAACACAAATGAAGTCGGATGATCAAGCAATATTCATTAATGAAAATATTTTGGAAAAAGTAAATGAATTGAAGAATAAGCCTGGTAAAGACATCTGGCTGTATGGCGGAGCCAGCCTCATTACAACCTTCATGAATTTAGGGCTTGTGGATGAGTTCAGATTATCGATCCACCCTGTTATTTTGGGAGAAGGAAAACCGATGTTCATTGATATAAAACAGAGGGTGGATTTGAAATGGGTCAATACAAGAACGTTCGCATCCGGTGTCGTGCAACTCATTTACCAGGGGAATGGCCATTAA
- a CDS encoding GntR family transcriptional regulator: MNVNTREPVYLQVVRHFKEQIAIGNFVAGQEIPSRRELAATLNINPNTAQKAYKEMEEQGLIHTERNFPSQITTNETVLQAVRQELILEAVDSFVDAIRPINVPVDELLRVVKEKYSEEIREEEGK, from the coding sequence ATGAACGTTAATACCCGGGAACCGGTATATTTACAAGTCGTTCGTCATTTTAAAGAGCAAATAGCCATCGGCAACTTCGTGGCTGGACAGGAGATTCCCTCCCGAAGAGAGCTGGCTGCTACATTGAACATAAATCCTAATACTGCACAAAAAGCGTATAAAGAAATGGAGGAACAGGGCTTGATTCATACTGAACGTAATTTTCCCAGTCAAATCACTACGAATGAAACCGTATTACAGGCTGTGAGGCAGGAACTAATCTTGGAAGCCGTCGATTCTTTTGTCGATGCGATCCGTCCGATTAATGTGCCAGTCGATGAGTTGCTTCGTGTCGTGAAAGAAAAATACTCGGAAGAAATCAGGGAGGAGGAAGGGAAATGA
- a CDS encoding biotin transporter BioY produces MKARSISYVALFTALTAIGAAVKIPVPYIPFTLQILAVYLAGALLGPRLGSLSILCYVGIGLLGVPVFAEGGGLGYLFKPTFGYLLGYILGAYVNGWLINRFNLSAIRSIFLANVATLLTIYLVGCVWLFGAMKWMAEAPLSLYQTLLYGFFIPAPGDLLLCILCAVIIKQVRPRLSRYINVKELNHPWAKPTL; encoded by the coding sequence TTGAAAGCAAGATCGATTTCTTATGTAGCCCTCTTTACTGCGTTAACGGCAATTGGCGCCGCCGTTAAAATACCTGTCCCTTACATACCATTCACACTGCAGATTCTGGCGGTCTACTTGGCAGGCGCATTGCTTGGGCCCCGGCTTGGGTCACTCAGTATATTATGCTACGTCGGGATCGGACTCCTCGGGGTGCCGGTGTTCGCGGAGGGCGGGGGATTGGGGTATCTATTCAAGCCCACTTTCGGCTATTTGCTCGGATATATCCTTGGCGCCTATGTCAACGGATGGCTGATCAACCGCTTCAATCTCTCGGCGATCCGTTCCATTTTCCTTGCCAATGTTGCGACATTGCTGACCATTTACTTAGTCGGCTGCGTCTGGCTGTTTGGAGCAATGAAGTGGATGGCCGAAGCGCCGCTATCCCTTTACCAAACGTTGCTTTATGGTTTCTTCATACCGGCACCCGGTGATTTATTGCTGTGCATACTATGTGCCGTCATCATCAAGCAAGTACGTCCGCGCCTATCAAGATATATCAACGTTAAGGAGCTGAATCATCCATGGGCCAAGCCTACTTTATAA
- the bioF gene encoding 8-amino-7-oxononanoate synthase, which yields MIWDQELAALKEKGLYRQLQSVETLKEDGQALVNGRKMLMFASNNYLGLAQDQRVMEASVQATARFGAGSTGSRLTTGHSIIHGNLERKLAQFKQTEAAIVMNTGYMANMAVLTTIVGKGDLILSDERNHASIIDGCRLSRAETVIYSHADLADLEMKLQSNRGFKKTLIVTDGVFSMDGDIAPLPGIIDLAERYGSLLMVDDAHATGVLGKDGRGTSEHFGLKGKVDIEMGTLSKAIGAEGGFIAGSKSLIDYLLNEARPFIFSTALSPGVVASALAAVDIILTEPERRVRLQNMSRRLYDELTSLGYTVTGGDTPIIGIICGEPEQATLLSQELHTYGIYAPAIRPPTVPVGTSRIRLTLMAEHREPHIDHVISAFKAIRSTIKRIGT from the coding sequence ATGATTTGGGATCAGGAACTGGCAGCATTAAAAGAAAAGGGACTATATCGGCAATTACAATCGGTTGAAACGCTGAAAGAAGATGGACAGGCTTTGGTGAATGGACGGAAAATGTTGATGTTCGCTTCCAATAATTACTTAGGACTTGCCCAAGATCAACGAGTGATGGAGGCGTCGGTACAGGCGACCGCAAGATTCGGGGCAGGCTCGACAGGCTCAAGATTGACCACTGGCCATTCCATCATCCATGGGAACCTCGAAAGAAAACTGGCACAATTCAAGCAAACGGAAGCGGCGATCGTGATGAATACGGGATATATGGCGAATATGGCCGTATTGACGACCATAGTAGGCAAGGGCGATCTCATTTTATCGGATGAAAGGAATCATGCGAGCATCATCGATGGCTGCCGTCTATCACGTGCGGAAACGGTGATATACAGCCACGCTGATTTAGCCGATTTGGAAATGAAGCTGCAGAGCAATCGGGGCTTCAAGAAAACCTTGATCGTGACCGATGGCGTCTTCTCGATGGATGGCGATATCGCTCCACTTCCTGGCATCATTGATCTTGCCGAACGTTATGGCTCCTTACTCATGGTGGATGATGCACACGCGACTGGTGTGCTGGGCAAGGATGGCAGGGGAACGTCCGAGCATTTTGGATTGAAGGGGAAGGTGGATATCGAGATGGGGACACTATCCAAAGCGATCGGAGCGGAGGGTGGGTTCATTGCCGGAAGCAAGTCGTTGATAGACTATCTCTTAAATGAAGCCAGACCATTCATTTTCTCTACCGCATTATCGCCAGGTGTAGTGGCCAGTGCATTGGCTGCGGTCGATATCATCCTGACCGAACCTGAACGCAGAGTGCGCCTTCAAAACATGAGTCGGCGGCTTTATGACGAATTAACCTCCTTAGGGTACACGGTGACAGGGGGGGATACGCCAATTATCGGCATTATTTGCGGGGAACCGGAACAAGCCACACTCCTTTCGCAGGAATTACATACGTACGGAATTTATGCACCAGCGATTCGCCCCCCGACAGTGCCGGTTGGAACTTCCCGCATTCGGCTCACCTTAATGGCCGAACACCGGGAGCCACATATCGATCACGTGATATCTGCGTTCAAAGCAATCCGCTCCACTATAAAGAGGATAGGGACATGA
- a CDS encoding AAA family ATPase, whose product MKLHHDTQYIRGMYLNRECISSYDFFPLNLPVIKHLRELAFHPNVTYVVGENGMGKSTLLEGIAIAYGFNPEGGTLNFNFSNYDSHSNLDEYLRLKKGVYKPQDHFFFRAETFYNLATNIEELDRESLGPKIIDSYGGKSLHQQSHGESFFAAFVERFQGNGVYILDEPEAALSPLRQMSMLARINELVNQGSQFIISTHSPVLMAYPDANILQITESGINEVALEETEHYLLMKQFFEDKDRLLHHLFQ is encoded by the coding sequence ATGAAGTTACATCATGATACACAATACATCAGGGGCATGTACCTGAATCGGGAGTGCATTTCTTCTTATGACTTTTTCCCGCTTAATCTGCCGGTTATTAAGCATCTTCGAGAATTGGCTTTCCATCCGAATGTAACCTATGTTGTCGGGGAAAATGGCATGGGGAAGTCGACTTTGCTTGAAGGAATTGCGATTGCGTATGGCTTCAATCCAGAGGGCGGGACGTTGAATTTCAATTTTTCCAATTATGATTCGCACTCCAACTTGGACGAATACCTCCGTTTGAAAAAGGGCGTGTATAAACCGCAGGACCATTTTTTCTTTAGGGCAGAAACCTTTTATAATTTAGCCACGAATATAGAAGAACTGGACAGGGAGTCGCTTGGGCCGAAAATCATTGATTCCTACGGTGGAAAGTCGCTGCATCAACAATCACACGGTGAATCGTTTTTCGCGGCTTTCGTAGAGCGGTTTCAAGGCAATGGGGTGTATATCCTTGATGAGCCTGAGGCTGCTTTGTCACCATTAAGGCAAATGTCGATGCTCGCCAGGATCAACGAGCTTGTCAATCAAGGGTCCCAGTTCATCATTTCCACCCATTCCCCGGTCCTCATGGCGTATCCAGATGCAAACATCCTCCAAATTACAGAGTCTGGAATAAATGAAGTGGCACTGGAGGAAACAGAGCACTATTTGTTAATGAAACAGTTTTTTGAAGATAAAGATCGGCTGCTGCATCACCTGTTTCAATAA
- the bioB gene encoding biotin synthase BioB: protein METLAIDWKVLAESVIKGYKVTAEEALTIVQAPDEEILEILNAAYLIRRHHYGNKVKLNMIINTKSGLCPEDCGYCSQSIVSEAPIEKYAWLTKEKIVEGAQESIRRKAGTYCIVASGRRPTNREIDHVIEAVKEIRGTTDLKICCCLGFLNEEHAGKLAAAGVHRYNHNLNTSQENYGKITSTHTYEDRVDTVEAVKEAGMSPCSGAIFGMGESEKEAVEIALSLRGLDADSIPCNFLNAIDGTPLEGTSELTPTTCLKLISMMRFVNPSKEIRLAGGREINLRSMQPMALYAANSIFVGDYLTTAGQEPTADWGIIEDLGFEIEECAL, encoded by the coding sequence ATGGAAACATTAGCAATTGATTGGAAGGTGCTCGCCGAAAGCGTGATCAAGGGGTACAAAGTGACGGCCGAAGAGGCTTTAACCATCGTACAAGCCCCAGATGAAGAAATTCTGGAAATCTTGAATGCTGCTTACCTCATCCGCAGGCATCATTATGGGAATAAGGTCAAATTGAATATGATCATCAACACGAAATCGGGCTTATGTCCCGAAGATTGCGGCTATTGCTCACAGTCGATCGTCTCCGAGGCACCAATCGAGAAATATGCGTGGCTGACGAAAGAGAAGATTGTCGAGGGTGCGCAAGAATCAATCCGCCGTAAAGCGGGTACGTATTGCATCGTTGCTTCAGGGCGGCGTCCAACCAACAGGGAAATAGATCATGTCATTGAAGCCGTGAAGGAAATCCGCGGAACGACCGATCTTAAGATTTGCTGCTGCCTTGGCTTCCTGAATGAGGAGCATGCCGGGAAGCTGGCAGCTGCCGGGGTTCATCGCTATAATCACAACCTGAATACATCACAGGAAAACTACGGCAAAATTACATCGACGCACACCTATGAGGACAGGGTGGATACAGTCGAAGCTGTGAAGGAAGCAGGCATGTCACCATGCTCGGGTGCCATTTTCGGTATGGGGGAATCCGAAAAGGAGGCCGTGGAGATCGCCCTTTCCCTCCGCGGTCTGGATGCGGACTCGATTCCTTGTAATTTCCTCAATGCCATTGACGGTACGCCGCTTGAGGGAACGTCCGAGCTGACCCCCACTACATGCTTGAAATTGATTTCAATGATGAGATTCGTTAATCCAAGTAAAGAAATCCGTCTCGCCGGCGGTCGTGAAATCAACCTCCGTTCGATGCAGCCCATGGCCCTTTACGCGGCCAATTCCATTTTTGTCGGTGATTATTTAACGACAGCTGGTCAAGAACCGACTGCAGATTGGGGCATCATCGAAGATCTGGGGTTTGAAATTGAAGAATGTGCCCTTTAA
- a CDS encoding helix-turn-helix transcriptional regulator, which translates to MHKELSYTIEEVAQLLKVSKLTIYDLVKKGELPVFRVGRQMRMDAKDLEKYIADSKSPAYSAPEAKDASPLVISGQDMVLDLLGQYIEKNSGHKALRSHKGSLNGLISMYNGEADIVSLHMFDGDTGEYNLPYIKKILVGYPYILLNLLSRKAGLYVKKGNPFNLASWTDLTHDKLTFINRERGSGARILLDEQLRINKISAKSLKGYENEETNHLSVASAVSSGAADVGVGIEKAAKLVGVDFVPLITERYDLVILKTSTNEDLITAVKTIVNSIPFQAEIDALGDYDISRTGSVIHETF; encoded by the coding sequence ATGCACAAAGAGCTATCCTATACAATCGAAGAAGTCGCACAGCTATTGAAAGTATCTAAATTGACGATCTATGATCTTGTTAAAAAAGGGGAACTGCCTGTATTCCGCGTTGGCAGGCAAATGAGGATGGATGCCAAGGACTTGGAGAAATATATCGCCGACAGCAAGTCCCCAGCCTATTCAGCGCCCGAGGCAAAAGATGCCTCCCCCCTTGTCATCAGCGGGCAGGACATGGTGCTGGATTTACTTGGGCAGTACATCGAAAAAAATTCCGGCCATAAGGCATTGCGGTCCCATAAAGGAAGCTTAAACGGACTGATTTCCATGTACAATGGCGAAGCCGATATCGTGAGCTTGCATATGTTCGATGGTGATACAGGAGAATACAATCTTCCTTATATAAAAAAAATCTTGGTTGGTTATCCCTACATTTTGCTTAACCTCCTTTCAAGGAAGGCAGGCTTATACGTAAAAAAAGGGAATCCCTTCAACCTCGCCTCGTGGACGGATTTAACCCATGACAAGCTGACCTTCATCAATAGGGAGAGGGGGTCTGGCGCAAGAATCCTCCTTGATGAGCAGTTACGGATCAACAAGATTTCTGCTAAAAGCCTTAAAGGCTATGAAAACGAGGAAACCAACCATTTAAGTGTCGCATCGGCCGTTTCATCCGGGGCTGCGGACGTGGGTGTTGGAATCGAAAAAGCGGCTAAACTGGTTGGCGTCGACTTCGTTCCATTGATAACGGAACGCTACGACCTTGTTATATTAAAAACGTCAACAAACGAGGATCTCATCACTGCCGTCAAAACGATAGTAAACTCGATTCCGTTTCAAGCGGAAATCGATGCTTTAGGTGATTATGATATTTCGCGGACAGGCTCCGTCATTCACGAGACATTTTAA
- a CDS encoding VanZ family protein yields the protein MKILVKAVLSLCMFLYLLILTKLILFKYISIIDINDHIRINFNGRYWGSHNFIPFKTIFQYIFVENINTSIRIENIAGNIVGFIPFGFLLPLLSKRISRLRSIVFATFGLSFTYEVLQLLFVLGSFDIDDLILNTLGGVIGYLPIKLVHIFIKTKNNRPIRDHAPGK from the coding sequence ATGAAAATATTGGTTAAAGCAGTCTTATCATTATGTATGTTTCTTTATCTATTGATCCTGACAAAGCTAATTCTGTTCAAATACATCTCGATCATCGATATCAATGATCATATTCGAATCAATTTCAATGGGCGCTATTGGGGTTCCCATAACTTCATCCCTTTTAAAACCATTTTCCAGTACATCTTCGTAGAGAATATCAACACATCCATCCGGATTGAAAACATAGCCGGCAATATCGTTGGGTTCATACCTTTTGGCTTCCTGCTGCCTTTACTATCGAAAAGGATATCGCGGCTTCGATCAATCGTTTTTGCCACATTCGGTTTAAGTTTCACCTATGAGGTTCTTCAGCTTTTATTTGTATTAGGCAGTTTTGATATCGATGATTTAATCCTGAATACGCTTGGCGGGGTTATCGGATACTTGCCGATTAAGCTGGTTCACATCTTCATCAAAACGAAAAACAACCGGCCCATTCGCGACCATGCCCCAGGAAAATGA